In Paludibaculum fermentans, the genomic stretch GAGGAGTAGAAATGACACGCGGGGGCTGAGTCGGGAGGGCACCGCCAGCTAGGCTACTACATCGCTGTGCCCCTCGTCAGCGGGAACGCTGGTCGAACACGGGAAGGCCCATACCCCACTGCTATACTCGATCTTATTCCGCTCGCTTCGGGAGATTATGATGAGCCGCCCCACCGTCCTCCTGCTGACTCTCCTGCCCGTCCTCCTGCACGCCGAAATGACATACCAGAAGCCGCCGCAAGCCATCCTCGACGTCATGCACGCGCCGGCTTCGCCCGTACCCTCCGTCAGCCCGGCCAAGACCCACATCCTCCTCATCCAACGCCAGCTTTATCCCTCCATTGCCGTGCTGGCCGCCCCGGTGCACCGCATCGCCGGCCTGCGGATCAATCCCGCCAACAACGGGCCGCACGCGCCGCTGGGCATGGCCACCGGGCTGGTCCTCAAGACGATCGATGGCGGCGCCGAGGTCAAGATCGCCACCCCACCCGGAGCCAGCCTCGACACCCCGGTCTGGAGCCCCGATGGCAAGTACTTCGCCGTCGCCAACTCCACCGCCACCTCCATCGAACTCTACATCGGGTCCATCTCCAGCCCCATTCTCCGCAAAGTCCCTGGCGTTGTATTGAACGACACCATCGGCCAGCCGGTGATCTGGTTCTCCTCGAGCAAAGAGCTGCTCGTGCGCATGGTAGCCGCCGCCCGCGGACCCGCGCCCAGGCCGCCCGCCGCTCCGGCCGGCCCCAATGTCCAGGAATCCTCGGGCAACGCAGGCCCTGTCCGCACCTACCAGGACATGCTGAAGAGCCCTTACGACGAGAAGCTCTTCGACTACTACTGCACGGCGCAACTCGCCAGCGTCGATGTGGCCACAGGCCGCGTCACCCCCATCGGCAAACCCGGCATCTTCTCCTCCGTCGCACCCGCGCCCGACGGCAAACACCTGCTGGTCGCCCGCATCCAGAAGCCTTATTCATACCTCCACGCTTACCCGGACTTCCCGCGGGAAACCGAGGTCTGGGACCGCTCCGGCCGCACCGTCTACCAGGTCTTCAGCCATCCACTCGAAGACACCGTACCCATTGAGGGCGTCCCCACCGGCCGCCGCAACATCGGCTGGCGGCCCACCGAAGGAGCCACACTGATGTGGTGGGAAGCCCTGGACGGAGGCGATCCGAAAGCCAAGGCGCCCTTCCGCGACAAGCTCATGATGCTGCGCGCGCCGTTCACCGGACATCCGGTGGAAGTGTTCAAAACCCAGCACCGCGCCCGCGGCCTGATGTATGGCGAAAGCGGCGGGCTGGCCCTGGTCAGCGACTACGATCGCGACCGCCGCTGGCTGCAAATGTTCCGCATCTACCTGGACGATCCGTCCGCCCAAGCGAAGCTGGTCTCCAGCCGCAATGCCCAGGATCGCTACAAAGACCCCGGCCTGCCCCTGCTCAAGCGCCTGCCCACAGGCGGCATGGTGCTGCAGCAGAGCGGCGACTATGTCTTCCTCTCCGGCACCGGCGCCACACCACAGGGCGACCGCCCGTTCCTGGATCGCATGAATCTCAAGACCTGGGAGACCGAGCGCCTGTTCCGCGCCGGCGAGCAAGGCTACGAAACCGTCGTGGGGCTGCTCAATGCCGAGGGCACCCGCTTCCTCACCAGCTACGAGACGCCCAACACGCCGCCCAATCTGTTCATCCGGCAAAAGGATAGCGAAGACCGCGTCGCCGTCACCCACTTCCAGGACCCCACGCCCATCCTGCGCAAGATCAAGCGTCAACTCGTCACCTACAAGCGCGACGACGGCGTCCAGCTCTCCTTCACGCTCTTTCTGCCGCCAGACTACCACCCGGGCCAGCGTCTGCCCACCATCCTGTGGGCCTATCCGCTGGAGTACAACGATGCCGACACCGCCGGCCAGATCGGCGGGTCCACCCAGCGGTTTGTCCAGATGCGCGGCATCTCCCAGCTGTTCCTGCTGCTCTCCGGCTATGCCATCCTGAACGACGCCACCATCCCCATCGTGGGCGATCCGGAGACGGTCAACAACACCTACCTCGAACAGCTCGTCGCCAGCGCCAGGGCGGCCATCGACAAGGCCGTGGAAATGGGCGTAACCGACCGCAACCGGGTCGGCGTCGGCGGCCACAGCTACGGCGCGTTCATGACCGGCAACCTGCTGGCGCACAGCAAGTTATTCCGCGCCGGCGTCGCCCGCAGCGGAGCCTACAACCGCACGCTGACCCCGTTCGGCTTCCAAAGCGAGCGCCGCACATTCTGGCAGGCCCGCGATACCTATATGAAGATGTCGCCATTCACTTACGCCGACCAGATCAAGACCCCCATCCTGCTCATCCACGGCGAAGCGGATAACAACCCCGGCACCTTCCCCATCAACAGCGAGCGGCTCTACCAGGCAATCCGCGGCAACGGCGGCACCGTGCGGCTGGTCATGCTGCCGTTTGAATCGCACGGCTACGCGGCCCGCGAAAGCTCCGAGCACACCGTCTGGGAAATGTTGACGTGGTTCGATAAATACGTCAAAAACGCCCCGGCCGAAGCCGGCTCGAGATGACCCAAAAGGGCCTATCTTAATTATCTGCAACCATACTAGGTTAATATCTCGTCATTCCTATATAGGAGGGACGGCAGATGTTACGATTTGCATTCGCGGCGGCCTTCGCCGCCAGCCTGGCCGTAGCTCAGACGGAAGTCCCTGCGTCTGAGTGGAAGCACGCGGCTAAGGAAATAAGCGGCGAAGCCGCCTTGATCCGGGTAGCGGCCCAGGATGTGGCCACCAAGCCCTACGGCTTGGGCGTCGATCGGGGAGCCATCCGGCAATCTATAGAAAATCAACAGGTTAGCGCGGCGCGCATCCAGTCCAAGCTATACGAAGTCGAGCGCGCCGAGTGCGCCAGGGGCCTGTATCAGGACCACCGGCTCGACCGCCTCAAGGAAGCGGCCGACCGCCTGACGGACCTGACCGCCGTGCAGCGCGCCACGCTCGGGGACGGGGAGAATAAACCCGCCTGGGGCGTCCTGAAACGTCAGGCGAAAAGCACTTCAAAGCTGGCCGAAAAAATTGGGAAGGACATTGGGGGCATAGCTGATTAGCCCCTGATTGTGTGCTTTGGGAGGAAATGATGTATCGTTTGATCTTCGTTCTCGCCATCTGCCTGATCGTCGTCGGCCGGAACCTGGCCGCACAGTCCTCGAAGACGGTGGTCTCCGATGTGGTGCGGGAGGCCGGGGCCATTGCCAAGACGGAGAAGTCGCTCCAGAGCCTGCTGGAGCAGACCAAGTCGGACCCCAAGCAGGCCGAGTCCCTGGTTAAGACCGCCAAAGTGAAGGTCAAAACGATCAAGGAGCTGCTGGATCAGCTGGATGCGCGGTACGACACACTGAACGAGGAGCAGCGTTCGGCAGTCCGTGAGTCGTGGACGATCAGCGAACTACTCGGCGCCTACGTCGACAACCAGCAGGACGACCTGGCCGGCCTCGCCGACAATGAGCGCCGCGAAGATGCCCGCGTGAATGCCACCTGCGCCGTCCGGCGCGCCGAAATGCTGGTCGATTCTGTCCAGCGCCTGACGAAATAACAGCATCCGGCCGGCCCGCGGGCTGCGTACAATGAAGGCCGGAGAGCCTTCATGTCAGTCGAAGAGATTCTGAATAGACTGGGCATTCAGCCTTTGAATTCCGGAGCTTGCGGCGCAGGCTGGCTGGAAACCCCGGGCGGCGGCGAGCTCCGTAGCCTGAATCCGGCTACCGGCGCGCCCATCGCGAGCGTCGCCATGGCTTCAGCCGCCGATTACGACACGGTCATGGACGACGCCGCTGCCGTTTTTGAGCGTTGGCGCCTGCTGCCCGCCCCCAAACGCGGCGAAATCGTTCGCCTGATCGGCGAGGAGCTGCGGCTCCACAAAGACGACCTCGGCGCGCTGGTCGCCCTGGAAATGGGCAAGATCCTCGCCGAAGGCAAGGGCGAGGTCCAGGAGATGATCGACATCGCCGATTTCGCCGTCGGCCTGTCCCGCCAACTGTACGGGCTCACGATGCACAGCGAGCGGCCCGGCCACCGCATGTACGAGCAGTGGCATCCGCTGGGTGTGGTCGGCGTGATCAGCGCCTTCAACTTCCCCGTCGCGGTGTGGAGCTGGAATGCACTCATCGCCGCCGTCTGTGGCGACTGCGTCCTCTGGAAACCCTCCTCCGAAACCCCGCTCACCGCGATCGCTGTTCAGAACATCTGCAACCGCGTGCTGGAACGCACCGGCTGGCAGGGCGTGTTCACTCTCGTCATCGGACGCGGATCCACTGTGGGCGAGAAGATGCTCGCCGACAAGCGCGTACCCCTGGTCAGCGCCACGGGTAGCTGCCAGATGGGCTACCGAGTCGCCGAAGTGGTGGGCCGCCGCCTGGCCCGGACCATCCTCGAACTGGGTGGCAACAATGGCGTGATCGTCACCGAAGACGCCAACCTCGACCTCGCCCTGAGAGCCGTTCTCTTCGGAGCGGTCGGCACAGCCGGCCAGCGCTGCACCACCATTCGCCGGCTCTTCTTGCACAAGTCCATCGCGGGCCCCTTCATCGAGAAATTGAAGGCCGCCTACGCCCAGGTACGCATTGGCGACCCGCTGGATCCGCAGACGCTGATGGGCCCGCTGGTCAACAAACCGGCCGTGGAAGAAATGCTGGACGGGTTGGAGCGAGCCAAAGCCCAGGGCGCCGAGATCCTCTATGGCGGGGCGGCGCTGGAACAGAACGGCGGGTTCTTCGTCCAGCCCACGCTGGTCAAGGCCAGCGCGTTCATGCCCATCGTCAGCGAAGAGATCTTCGCCCCCATTCTGTACATCCTGGAATACGAAAACCTCGACCAGGCCATCGCCTGGCACAACTCGGTGCCCCAGGGCCTCTCCTCCGCCATCTTCACCAACAGCCTGATCTCCGCGGAGACCTTCCTCTCCGCCCGGGGCAGCGACTGCGGCATCGCCAACGTCAACATCGGCACCAGTGGCGCCGAAATCGGCGGCGCCTTTGGCGGCGAGAAGGAGACGGGCGGCGGTCGCGAAGCCGGCAGCGATTCCTGGAAGGCGTACATGCGCCGCCAGACCGTCACCATCAATTGGTCGAAGGACTTACCACTGGCGCAAGGCATCGAATTCAAGGTCTGAGAATAAATGGGAATACGCGGCACTAGTTCAGTGCTATGCCGCGTATCGCCATCTGCCTATTCCTTCTGATGCCTTTGGTCCGGGCCCAGGCGCCCGCCCGAACGCAGCCCGAAGTGGAACGGCTGGAGAGCCTCATCGAGGAGCTCACCGCGATGAAAGCGCAGGTGGCCGCCTTGGAAGGACGCATCGACACCGTCCTGCGCGGCCTCAGCGAGCAGAAGGGCGCACTCCAGAGCAAGCCCACTGCGTATAACGCACTCCGCAATATAGAATCGGATCCCGCTCCCGACGCCAAGCCGCCCGCTGTACGCTGCGCCGCCCTCACGGCCTCTGGCAAGCGCTGCACCCGAGCCGCGGCCGACGCTTCCAAGTACTGCAAGCAGCACCAGTTAGCGCACTCGAAGTAGTCTGGGCCGCCGCCGCGATCCACCGCCGTCGAAGGCGGCCCGTCCCTCTCCACCTAATGGCCATTCCCGATAGGGCCGATAGGAGTAGAGATGATCAGGACGAGTGTTCCGCCGGCGGGCCCGGTGCACTACCAATCCAGCGCATCCTCTACCAGGCACCAGGCGGAGGCGTCCCCGCGCACATTCTGGCCGCTGCCGGAGGCGCAAACGCGGGTCGTCTGCCGTTGGCTTCTGCTGGCACTGGCCGCTCTTTACCTGATCCAGATCCCCACTCCGCTCCGGCTCAACTACGACAGCGTTCACCTTCTGGGCGTGGGTGAAAACCTAGCGGAAGGCCGCGGCTTCATCGATCACGGGCAACGGCCTGTCTTCCCTCCGGGCTTCCCTCTCGTCGTGGCGGCGCTGCTGAGGACGGGCCTTATGTCGCCAGCCGCCCTCGCGCTTTTCAACCTGGCCATGCTCGCCGTGGGCTTGCTGGCGATTCGCCGCATCCTGATGAACCGGTTCGACATGGATGAATCTACGGTGTTGGGCGTTGCGTGTTTGTTCCTGCTCTCCGTCGTGGTGATCAAGCACTCCATGATCCCGCTTACCGACGTGCCGTTCTTCGCGATCTCCATGGCCGCGCTCGCCTCCATGGAACGGCTGCGGGACCTCAAACTGGGCTGGAAACTGTGTCTCGGGTGCGCCCTGGCACTGCTGTTGGTATGCTGCGCAACCCTGGTTCGAACCATTGGAGTGGCGCTTTGGCCGGCGTGGCTCTGGTGCGTGCTGAGCAACCGGAGCGTGCGGGTGCACACCGCCCGCATCCCCAGGAAATTGGTCGCCGCGGTTGCACTGCTCCTGCTGGCCGCTGTTGCTGTAGTCGCCTGGAAGCTCACTCTCATCCTGCGCAACTACTTCCTCCAATTCGTTGGAGCCCAGGCCTGGTACCAGTTTCTATGGGGCTTGGCGGAGTTCCGGCTGATGGAGTTCGGCCAGCTCTTCCTGAATCTGCCCAAAGGCGTCCTTCCGCTCGAATCACAATGGATTGTGAGGCTTCCGGGCGCCCTGCTGCTCGCCGCAACTGTCGCGGGCTTGCTGGGCAGGCGGCGGGACCTCAGCTCAACTGACGTCTATTTCGGGTTCTATGGGCTGATCCTCGCCATCTGGCCGCACTTCGATTCCCGCTTCTGGCTGCCGGTGCTGCCCTTGCTGGTCGCCTACGCGTTCAGGGGAGTAGAAGCATTGCCGCTGCCGGCAGCCATCAGCCGCTGGTCGCCCGTCGTCCTGGCGCTGTACGCCATTATCGGGCTGACTTCGTTGGCCTACAGCACCCAGCTCACTTACTCCGGACGGTCGTTCCCGAGCCTCTACCCTGAGTACTCCGCGTCTTACTGCGCCGAAGCATACACTTGCGGCAAGGTCGACCCGAACGAGGAACAAGACCCCGATGCGATCCATATCCTCCGCCGTTTCCGCTAGTTAGCTCCTACTCGCCCAATCTCACTGGAAGGCGATCTCGCGCACAACCGCGCGGGTCTTGTAGTCCAGTAGCAGCTTCACAGACCGGCCCGCACCCGGCTGCGCGCCGCGCTCGTCGTCGCGGTGGATGGCGGCCATCACCTCCGCGCTGCCGCCGGAATCGGGCCCCTGGCTCTCCAGCCGGTAGTCAGCCTCCTGCCAATGCTTGACCCGGACCAGATACTCCGTTGCCGCCTTCCGCAAATCCTCCGCCGGCACAATGGACGCGCGCAGAAATCCGGCGGACCCGTACTCTACCGTCGCGGGCCGCCATCCGTCCGCGGCGAAGAAGCCTTGCTGATAGCGCCACAGAATCTCCAGCCGGGCCCCGCTCCGTTTCAGCCACGTCAATCGGTAATACAGGTGGCGCCGCCAGGACGGAGCCGAGCCGGTCATGAAGTTCATCTCCAAGGGTGTCGGCCAGCTCACCCGGCTCTGTTCCGTCGTCAAGGTGACCTGATCACCCGCGTCGGGTTTGAATGTCACATCCGGCAGGGTATCCGGACCACCTTGTTTCCGGCCCGGCCCGCAGGGGAACTCGCCATCGGCGTAGGTGAATGTCACCCGGCCGGTTCCGGAAAGGGCCACGTTGAATCCCGACGGGAGGCTGCCCGGGACCATCAGATCAAGACGGACACCCGCCATTTCGAGCACGCCATTGTCGTATCTGAGCTGATCCAACGGCCGGACAGCGGTTCGATTTGTCGATAAACGATCGAGCGCTCCGCTCAGCACGCGGATGCCGTACAACCAGATGACTACCCCGACGGCAGCCAGGAGAGCCAGACCAAGCAGAATGCGCACGTCTGACTCTAGCGCAGGTTCCTCCGCTCCGCTTTAGAGAGTTCGAGTTACAGATCGTCGTGTGCCTGAGCCAGCACCACCTGGCGGTCCGGCCACGAGATCGACTCCACACACCTCGTCGTGAGCAGCACCTTCTGGCCGTTCATCCAGCTTCCTGTGCGGGCCACCACATACCGCACGTACCAATTCGAATCTTCCATGATCAGGTCGTCGATCTGGCCCAGTTCCCCGTCCGCCGCCTTCACCTGGTAGCTGATGATGTCTTTCGAACTGTGCAGGTGCGTGTCCTCTTCCATGACTGCCGTTTGGGGACTGGCAAAGACCGGGACCAGCGGCGGCTCCATCGACCAGTAGGTAGGCCAGCCGTAGTACTCGCTGATGGCGATCTCTTCCTGGCGCGACACCGGCCTCGCCGTATCGACATCCGGACTATTCCGGATTTGATCCATGGTCAGGCTCACCGGCAGGATGCGTTGGTCCCAATCCGGTTGCCCCGCCGCGGCGGGCGCCACCAGCACCTGCCGGCTGGAGAACCAACTCCCTGTTTCTACAACGAGATAGCGCACTCTCCAACCACGATCGTCGAACAGGAAATCGTGGACGTGTCCCAGATTGCCATCCTCCGCGTGGATCGTCGAGCCGATTAAAGAACTCAGGCTTCGCAGCATGATTTCCTCCTGGAATTTGCGTTTACGCTTCCAGTTTGGCCGCCGCGCGGAACGCCGGCGATCCCGATTTCAGGTGACAAGGGCTCGGAATTCAGGGCAGGCGACCACCGCGGCATGCGAACTTCGCCTCCTCTTCAGGAGTAGCCCGGCATTCGAACTCTCTCGCGCAATCTCCGCCCGAAAAGAAAAGAGCCCGGGGACCAGGCTCAGTTGGCCCCCGGGCTTTCTACGGTTTCTCAACCACAAACTCAGTCGTCGTCGTTGTCCGGCGCGTCCATCCAGCCGGGCCGGCGCAAAACGTCTCGGGGACGGGATCCATCCGGCGGACCGATGATCCCTTCACGCTGCATGTTGTCCAGGATGCGGGCCGCGCGGCCATACCCCAGCCGCAGGCGCCGCTGGAGAATAGACGTCGAAGCCTTGCCCATCTCGCAGACCACCCGCACGGCGTCGCGGTAGAGGGGATCTTCCTCGCCGTCGGCCTCGTCCGCCTCGTCGTTGTCGTCGTCGGACGGCGGAGCGATGAGGTAGCTCTGGTCGTAGTCCGGCGAACCTTGTTTGCGCCAGAAATCAACCACATCGGTGATCTCGGTCTCGGTGACGAAGGCGCCGTGCACGCGCAGCAGGCGGGAGGTGCCGGGCGGCAGGAACAGCATGTCACCCTTGCCCAGCAGGTGCTCCGCGCCCATCACATCGAGCACGATGCGCGATTCCACGCGCGTCGCCACGCGGAAACTGATACGAGCCGGGAAGTTGGCTTTGATCAGGCCCGTGATCACGTCGACACTGGGGCGTTGCGTGGCCAGCACCAGGTGCATGCCCACGGCGCGCGCCATCTGAGCCAGGCGGATGACGGATTCTTCCACCCCGGCGCGCTCCAGCATCATCAGATCGGCTAACTCGTCAATAACAATGAGGATATACGGCAGCGGCCGCTCTTCCTCCACCGGATCCTTCGGCTTGTTCTCGTCGAACAGCGACATCGGCTTGTCGTTCGCCAGCCGGATCTTCTTGTTGAACTGGTCGATATTGCGGACGCCGTAGCTGGCCAGCAGCTTCAGGCGGCGCTCCATTTCCAGCACCGCGTTGCGCAGCGCGTTCACGGCCTTCTTGGGCTCAGTGATCACCGGCGTCAACAGGTGTGGAATGCCGTCGTAGATGCCCAGTTCGACCCGCTTGGGA encodes the following:
- a CDS encoding S9 family peptidase, with translation MMSRPTVLLLTLLPVLLHAEMTYQKPPQAILDVMHAPASPVPSVSPAKTHILLIQRQLYPSIAVLAAPVHRIAGLRINPANNGPHAPLGMATGLVLKTIDGGAEVKIATPPGASLDTPVWSPDGKYFAVANSTATSIELYIGSISSPILRKVPGVVLNDTIGQPVIWFSSSKELLVRMVAAARGPAPRPPAAPAGPNVQESSGNAGPVRTYQDMLKSPYDEKLFDYYCTAQLASVDVATGRVTPIGKPGIFSSVAPAPDGKHLLVARIQKPYSYLHAYPDFPRETEVWDRSGRTVYQVFSHPLEDTVPIEGVPTGRRNIGWRPTEGATLMWWEALDGGDPKAKAPFRDKLMMLRAPFTGHPVEVFKTQHRARGLMYGESGGLALVSDYDRDRRWLQMFRIYLDDPSAQAKLVSSRNAQDRYKDPGLPLLKRLPTGGMVLQQSGDYVFLSGTGATPQGDRPFLDRMNLKTWETERLFRAGEQGYETVVGLLNAEGTRFLTSYETPNTPPNLFIRQKDSEDRVAVTHFQDPTPILRKIKRQLVTYKRDDGVQLSFTLFLPPDYHPGQRLPTILWAYPLEYNDADTAGQIGGSTQRFVQMRGISQLFLLLSGYAILNDATIPIVGDPETVNNTYLEQLVASARAAIDKAVEMGVTDRNRVGVGGHSYGAFMTGNLLAHSKLFRAGVARSGAYNRTLTPFGFQSERRTFWQARDTYMKMSPFTYADQIKTPILLIHGEADNNPGTFPINSERLYQAIRGNGGTVRLVMLPFESHGYAARESSEHTVWEMLTWFDKYVKNAPAEAGSR
- the amaB gene encoding L-piperidine-6-carboxylate dehydrogenase yields the protein MSVEEILNRLGIQPLNSGACGAGWLETPGGGELRSLNPATGAPIASVAMASAADYDTVMDDAAAVFERWRLLPAPKRGEIVRLIGEELRLHKDDLGALVALEMGKILAEGKGEVQEMIDIADFAVGLSRQLYGLTMHSERPGHRMYEQWHPLGVVGVISAFNFPVAVWSWNALIAAVCGDCVLWKPSSETPLTAIAVQNICNRVLERTGWQGVFTLVIGRGSTVGEKMLADKRVPLVSATGSCQMGYRVAEVVGRRLARTILELGGNNGVIVTEDANLDLALRAVLFGAVGTAGQRCTTIRRLFLHKSIAGPFIEKLKAAYAQVRIGDPLDPQTLMGPLVNKPAVEEMLDGLERAKAQGAEILYGGAALEQNGGFFVQPTLVKASAFMPIVSEEIFAPILYILEYENLDQAIAWHNSVPQGLSSAIFTNSLISAETFLSARGSDCGIANVNIGTSGAEIGGAFGGEKETGGGREAGSDSWKAYMRRQTVTINWSKDLPLAQGIEFKV
- a CDS encoding PRC-barrel domain-containing protein, giving the protein MLRSLSSLIGSTIHAEDGNLGHVHDFLFDDRGWRVRYLVVETGSWFSSRQVLVAPAAAGQPDWDQRILPVSLTMDQIRNSPDVDTARPVSRQEEIAISEYYGWPTYWSMEPPLVPVFASPQTAVMEEDTHLHSSKDIISYQVKAADGELGQIDDLIMEDSNWYVRYVVARTGSWMNGQKVLLTTRCVESISWPDRQVVLAQAHDDL